GTACACTTTTTTATTTTGAAATTTTGACTATCAGATTTTTTCCAACGCCAATTCTAGATCTTTGATGATATCATCAGCATCCTCAAGTCCGACAGAAAAACGGAAAATTCCATCTCCTGCAAAATGTTTCCAGGATTCCAATTCTTCCGGGGATGAAAATTTGAATGATGATTCCAATAAATCTTTACTGGGTAGATAAAAAATAAGCGAACGATGATGTCCTAAAGATACGGCGTAGTGTATTACTTGTAACTGTGTAGAAAAAATATGCGCTGCTTTCACTCCGTCTTCAACCTGGAAAGTGAGCATCCCTGAGAAATTGTGCATTTGTTTTTTTGCAAGTTCATATTGAGGGTGAGAAGGTAATCCCGGATAAATAACTCGTTTCACTTTTGGATGATTTTCAAGAAATTGAGCAACCTTCAAGGCATTTTCTGCATGGGCTCTCATACGAATAGGGAAAGTTGCAATTCCTCTCATGATTAACCATGCATTGAATGGACTTAATACCCCTCCAAGACGAATAGCCGTTTTTTTACGCAGTGCCCTCAAGTTTTCACGTGAACCACAAATGATACCCCCTAAGGCATCTCCATGCCCGCCTAAATATTTTGTGAGTGAGTGAATAACATAATCAGCTCCTAAATCCAAAGGTTTTGTTGCCATAGGTGTGGCAAATGTGGAGTCGACGGCTAATTTGGCTCCTGCATTGTGGGTAATAGCGGATACTTCTTCAATATCCGTAATTCGTAATAAGGGATTACACGGTGTTTCTATATAAATCAGTTTTGTGTTAGTTCGTATAGCTTTTTTTATTGCATCCGCATCTGAAGTATTTACTTTCGTAATGGGAATATCCAAATTTGGTATCATTTCATTAGTCATCTCAGACAAAGCTGCATAGGCCACATCACTGATTATAGCATGATCTCCACTTTTTAACGTGTCAAATAAAAGTGCAGTTATAGCCCCCATCCCGCTGGCAAAAGCGATTGCAGATTCTGCATTTTCAAGAGCTGCCAGTTTGACTTCCAGCTGATGCACCGTGGGGTTTCCCCATCTGGTATAAACCCATG
The Bacteroidota bacterium DNA segment above includes these coding regions:
- a CDS encoding PLP-dependent aspartate aminotransferase family protein, whose amino-acid sequence is MSKISFPIGVSTTAIHAGEFPDPVTQASAPNIVMSTTFVTDENAGFSVESMEEDAAWVYTRWGNPTVHQLEVKLAALENAESAIAFASGMGAITALLFDTLKSGDHAIISDVAYAALSEMTNEMIPNLDIPITKVNTSDADAIKKAIRTNTKLIYIETPCNPLLRITDIEEVSAITHNAGAKLAVDSTFATPMATKPLDLGADYVIHSLTKYLGGHGDALGGIICGSRENLRALRKKTAIRLGGVLSPFNAWLIMRGIATFPIRMRAHAENALKVAQFLENHPKVKRVIYPGLPSHPQYELAKKQMHNFSGMLTFQVEDGVKAAHIFSTQLQVIHYAVSLGHHRSLIFYLPSKDLLESSFKFSSPEELESWKHFAGDGIFRFSVGLEDADDIIKDLELALEKI